CGCAGCAAGCGCTGATGATAGATCCAGCTGACGCCGATGCCATTTTACGAGCGCTACACGGTAAGCCGTGGCAACTGACCGCGCTGCTCTGCACCCACCATCACGCTGATCATATTGGCGGCATTGGCGACTTGCTGCACCAATTTGACCACCTTGCCGTGTATGCCTTCCGTGGCGATGAGACGCGCATCCCATATGGTAATTCTCTTCTGGACGATGGTGCTGACGTGAACGTCGGCGATATCTCCTTGCGGGCAATCCACACCCCTGGCCATACCTCGGGTTCGCTGTGTTACGCTGGTGCGGGTTGGGTTTTTACGGGCGATACACTTTTGGGCGCAGGATGTGGACGTTTGTTTGAAGAAAGCGCGGCGGTTCTGTTTGCTTCTTTGCAGAAGCTTTGCACTCAACTTTCGCCACAAACACGTATCGGCTTTGGACATGAATACACGGTGTCCAATTTGAGATTTGCGAGCCATGTTGAGCCAGAAAATTCAGCAATCCAAAAACGAATATTGGTAACCGAACAATCGCTCGCGCACGGGGAGTATTCAACCCCGTCAATATTGGCAGAAGAACTCACTACGAATCCATTTCTGCGCTGCCATGTGCCAGCACTGGCAGCACGCTATCCGGAAGCTAAATCGAATAGTGAAGTTTTTGCGGCGCTGCGTCATGAGAAAGACACGTTTCGTTAGCATTCGCTTTCGTGAATCCCAAAACGCTTTAACTTGCGATATAATGTTGATTTATCAATTCCCAACACTTGAGCCGCGCGGGTTTTATTTCCGTGAACCTGCCGTAACACTGTGCGCAACTCATCGGCATTCATATCCCGTGGGTTGCGGGAATAGGCGTTTGATTCCATTGGCGGGGTGCCCGCCGAAATGAGCTTCACTGGCTCACTTGCAGGATCATAGCTACGAATTTGGCGATAAGAAAGTGTTTGCTTTTCGTGATACCAGCCGCGCAAATCAGCTGCGGTAATCACTGGCCCAGATGACTCAATAAATATTCTCTCTAAAGTATTTGATAGCTCACGAACATTACCTGGCCATGTCCATGCGGTAAGAATCTGCATTGCTTCCGGAGTGATTTCTATCACCTGTTTGCCAAGCGAGCGATATTGCTCATTCAGGCGAGCGAGCAAGGTGCGAACCAATAACGGAATATCAACTGGACGTTCACGGAGCGGCGGAATGTGAATGCGAAAAACCGAAAGGCGGTAGAATAGATCGGCGCGAAAAGCATTGCGCGTGATTGCGTCTTCAAGTGGGATATTCGTTGCCGCAACTACCCGTACATCGGTGCG
This sequence is a window from Chrysiogenes arsenatis DSM 11915. Protein-coding genes within it:
- the gloB gene encoding hydroxyacylglutathione hydrolase — protein: MQTQNQTPFDVHIIPLLSDNYGYLLVCKRSQQALMIDPADADAILRALHGKPWQLTALLCTHHHADHIGGIGDLLHQFDHLAVYAFRGDETRIPYGNSLLDDGADVNVGDISLRAIHTPGHTSGSLCYAGAGWVFTGDTLLGAGCGRLFEESAAVLFASLQKLCTQLSPQTRIGFGHEYTVSNLRFASHVEPENSAIQKRILVTEQSLAHGEYSTPSILAEELTTNPFLRCHVPALAARYPEAKSNSEVFAALRHEKDTFR